One Apodemus sylvaticus chromosome 14, mApoSyl1.1, whole genome shotgun sequence DNA window includes the following coding sequences:
- the LOC127665158 gene encoding olfactory receptor 2B11-like — translation MNLGNESAPKIFILLGFSNHPWLEMPLFIVVLVAYVCTVLGNISIIVVSRIDPHLDSPMYFFLSNLSFLDLWFTTTTIPQLLRNLWGPDKSISYGGCVTQFYIFHFLGATECILLAVMSLDRYIAICKPLRYPSIMRQQLCILLVSMAWLSGLANSLLQSTLTIKLPFCGNNKVDNFLCEVPVMIKMSCANTAFNIAMLSIVGTFYSLVPLSLILISYGFIVATVLRIRSSEGKKKAFNTCGSHVVVVTLFYGPVISMYVQPSSSNSQDKNKVLSLFYSLVTPMLNPFIYTLRNKDMKGAMRRLLVSLYHRGMEQT, via the coding sequence ATGAACCTAGGTAATGAAAGTGCTCCAAAGATCTTCATTCTTTTGGGTTTCTCCAACCATCCATGGCTGGAAATGCCACTCTTCATAGTGGTGCTTGTTGCTTATGTCTGCACGGTGCTGGGAAATATATCAATTATTGTTGTATCCAGGATAGACCCTCACCTGGACAGCCCAATGTACTTCTTCCTGTCCAACCTCTCCTTCCTGGACCTGTGGTTCACCACAACCACCATCCCTCAGCTGCTTCGGAATCTTTGGGGCCCAGATAAATCCATCAGCTATGGAGGCTGTGTGACacagttttatatttttcactTCCTGGGGGCTACTGAGTGCATCCTCCTGGCTGTGATGTCTTTGGATCGTTACATTGCCATATGCAAACCCCTAAGGTATCCATCGATCATGCGCCAGCAACTTTGTATCCTCCTCGTGTCCATGGCATGGCTGAGTGGTTTGGCTAACTCTTTGCTTCAATCAACTCTCACCATCAAGCTCCCATTTTGTGGAAACAACAAGGTAGACAACTTTCTCTGCGAGGTCCCAGTGATGATCAAGATGTCCTGTGCTAACACTGCATTCAATATAGCTATGCTCTCCATTGTAGGGACTTTTTATTCTCTGGTTCCCTTGTCACTTATTCTGATTTCCTATGGGTTCATTGTAGCGACAGTGCTTAGGATCCGTTCCTCGGAGGGCAAGAAGAAAGCCTTTAATACGTGTGGTTCTCATGTTGTTGTCGTGACTCTTTTCTATGGACCAGTAATTAGCATGTATGTACAACCCTCATCTTCAAATTCCCAGGACAAGAACAAAGTTCTGTCTCTGTTCTACAGTTTGGTGACTCCCATGCTTAACCCTTTCATCTACACTTTGAGGAACAAGGACATGAAGGGAGCCATGAGGAGACTTCTTGTCTCATTGTATCACAGGGGAATGGAGCAAACATAA